The uncultured Methanomethylovorans sp. genome contains a region encoding:
- a CDS encoding phosphate-starvation-inducible PsiE family protein: MELHDKIFKKVIVNLTVVVLYTLLLLIVIAVFDIFQTMWAVLLKTSDINEVVYNVLTVFVLIDLFKTFSDYRVQERIRITYVTDATILIIMREITVMVYSHNFEIYVLLAFAALLLVLCIMRFVSINYHPTDNIVSLIKTKDVEAL, from the coding sequence ATGGAACTACATGATAAAATATTTAAAAAAGTAATCGTTAATTTGACAGTTGTCGTCCTCTACACACTTTTACTGTTAATAGTCATAGCAGTGTTCGATATTTTCCAGACGATGTGGGCTGTATTGTTGAAAACAAGTGATATTAACGAGGTAGTGTATAATGTTCTTACAGTCTTTGTTCTAATTGATCTTTTCAAGACCTTCTCTGATTACCGTGTTCAAGAAAGAATCAGGATCACTTACGTGACTGATGCAACTATTCTTATAATCATGCGTGAGATCACTGTTATGGTATACAGTCATAATTTTGAGATTTACGTATTGTTGGCCTTTGCTGCATTGCTATTAGTATTGTGCATTATGAGATTTGTCTCTATAAATTACCATCCCACAGATAATATAGTTTCATTAATTAAAACGAAGGATGTTGAGGCTCTGTAG
- a CDS encoding cupin domain-containing protein, protein MASGNNILKTAYAQVEPYITKDSSTIRELMHPTVHGKLRLSLAEARVPPGGATFLHVHESTEEIYHITAGCGIMTLAKEQFEVNSGDTVCIPPGTAHKVENISYMELVILCCCAPAYSHEDTSLL, encoded by the coding sequence ATGGCAAGTGGGAATAATATCCTGAAAACGGCCTATGCTCAAGTGGAACCTTATATCACCAAGGACAGTTCTACAATAAGGGAACTTATGCATCCGACAGTACATGGCAAGTTACGCTTGAGCCTCGCAGAGGCAAGAGTTCCCCCAGGCGGTGCAACTTTCTTACACGTGCATGAGTCTACAGAGGAGATATATCATATTACTGCAGGCTGTGGGATCATGACCCTTGCAAAAGAGCAATTTGAAGTAAACTCCGGGGATACTGTTTGCATACCGCCTGGTACAGCGCATAAAGTGGAGAACATCTCTTATATGGAACTGGTAATACTTTGTTGCTGTGCACCGGCTTATTCTCATGAAGATACTTCTCTTCTGTAA
- a CDS encoding carbon monoxide dehydrogenase accessory protein CooC, which yields MVKIAVTGKGGVGKTTLSGTLARMLARDGFDVVAIDADADMNLASSIGISKPPNPLTDYQDMIEERAGEKGGMFKFNPKVDDIVEKFGVVGPDNVKMLVMGTIDTGGSGCMCPASSFLKAFLRHVVLKDKSAVILDMEAGIEHLGRGTTKGIDLMIIVVEPGKRSLETAERIKHLSEGIDIKHLAAVINKGKSVNLTPQLEALGIPVLGEIPYDEDLVRADLEGIAPIDVGGKWVDAVSQIKDNMMQMINSFQEE from the coding sequence ATGGTGAAAATTGCTGTCACAGGTAAAGGCGGTGTAGGTAAGACCACACTTTCGGGTACTCTTGCGCGAATGCTTGCAAGAGATGGTTTTGATGTAGTAGCCATAGATGCCGATGCGGATATGAATCTTGCATCTTCCATTGGCATAAGTAAGCCTCCAAATCCTCTCACGGACTATCAGGATATGATAGAAGAACGTGCGGGCGAAAAAGGAGGCATGTTCAAGTTCAACCCTAAAGTTGATGATATAGTGGAAAAATTCGGGGTTGTAGGTCCTGATAATGTAAAGATGCTTGTAATGGGCACCATTGATACTGGCGGTAGTGGCTGTATGTGCCCTGCCTCCTCTTTCCTTAAAGCGTTTCTAAGGCATGTAGTGCTGAAGGACAAAAGTGCAGTGATACTTGATATGGAAGCAGGCATTGAGCACCTGGGTAGAGGCACCACCAAGGGTATAGACCTTATGATCATCGTTGTTGAGCCGGGCAAGCGTTCACTGGAGACTGCCGAAAGGATCAAACATCTATCAGAGGGAATAGACATAAAACATCTGGCAGCAGTCATCAACAAAGGTAAGTCTGTAAACCTTACTCCTCAGCTTGAAGCCCTTGGGATACCTGTGCTTGGGGAGATTCCATATGATGAAGATCTCGTCCGAGCAGACCTTGAAGGCATTGCGCCCATCGATGTAGGGGGAAAATGGGTGGATGCTGTATCCCAGATCAAGGATAATATGATGCAGATGATCAATAGTTTTCAGGAGGAATAA